In a genomic window of Asticcacaulis sp.:
- a CDS encoding RIP metalloprotease, with protein sequence MLSIIAYIVPFLVIISLIVTFHELGHFSVARLFKTRIERFSVGFGKILLRKTDKQGVEWCLSALPLGGYVKFAGDENITSMMPSPEELEASRIAITEREGAEAVKDYYHFKPLWQKFLIILAGPAANFVLAIALFSLITFTVGDQISRPTILSFLPGNVGEAAGLKVGDTFVSVDGHEIRSNEDFVTLIALRAETPTRVEVERDHKIVSLTVTPKRALLSMPGRDNETIKGGVIGISVGGNVISRPVNPWQALVIGNNKTWQVLDTNLTYISRIFTGKESGNQIGGIVGMAKTTGDVTIAAAQVKAPLWQIVAGMTLTYLQLMAYISIGVGFLNLLPIPALDGGHLAFILWQGVTKKPISAEFQNAAFRIAIVLVLGLMLFAFWNDINNIGLTKFIGGLFS encoded by the coding sequence TTGCTGAGTATCATCGCATACATCGTGCCGTTCCTGGTTATAATTTCCCTGATCGTGACCTTTCACGAACTGGGACATTTCAGCGTGGCGCGCCTGTTCAAAACCCGTATCGAGCGTTTTTCGGTCGGGTTCGGCAAGATTCTCCTGCGCAAGACGGATAAGCAGGGCGTTGAGTGGTGCCTGAGCGCGCTGCCGCTGGGCGGCTATGTCAAGTTTGCCGGCGATGAAAACATCACCTCCATGATGCCGTCGCCCGAGGAACTGGAAGCCTCGCGCATTGCCATAACCGAGCGCGAAGGCGCGGAGGCGGTGAAGGACTATTATCACTTCAAGCCGTTGTGGCAAAAATTCCTGATCATCCTGGCCGGGCCGGCCGCCAATTTCGTGCTGGCGATCGCGCTTTTCAGCCTGATTACCTTTACGGTTGGGGATCAGATAAGCCGCCCGACGATTCTGTCATTCCTGCCGGGGAATGTGGGAGAGGCCGCGGGGCTGAAGGTTGGCGATACCTTTGTCAGCGTTGATGGCCACGAAATCAGGAGTAATGAGGATTTTGTAACGCTGATTGCGCTCAGGGCCGAGACACCTACGCGCGTCGAGGTGGAGCGTGACCACAAAATCGTCAGCCTGACCGTGACGCCTAAGCGTGCGCTGCTCAGTATGCCGGGCCGCGACAACGAAACGATCAAGGGCGGTGTCATCGGCATTTCCGTTGGCGGCAATGTGATCAGCCGGCCAGTAAATCCCTGGCAGGCACTGGTTATTGGCAACAACAAAACCTGGCAGGTGCTTGATACAAACCTGACCTATATTAGCCGTATTTTCACCGGAAAAGAGAGCGGCAATCAGATCGGCGGCATTGTCGGGATGGCCAAGACGACGGGCGACGTGACCATAGCGGCGGCCCAGGTCAAGGCGCCCCTTTGGCAAATCGTCGCCGGCATGACTCTCACCTATCTGCAACTCATGGCATACATCTCGATCGGCGTCGGATTCCTGAACCTTTTGCCCATTCCCGCGCTCGATGGCGGCCACCTGGCCTTTATCTTGTGGCAGGGTGTGACCAAAAAGCCGATTTCGGCCGAATTCCAGAATGCGGCCTTCCGGATTGCCATAGTGCTGGTATTAGGCTTAATGCTATTCGCTTTCTGGAATGACATTAACAATATCGGACTGACCAAGTTCATCGGGGGGCTGTTCTCGTGA
- the dxr gene encoding 1-deoxy-D-xylulose-5-phosphate reductoisomerase: MNSTLPQKTIRRISILGSTGSIGVSTLRLLDETGVAGKDYVIETLVGGRNVALLAEQALKYRPAITVLADETQWSAFKALIGESGLEIACGAAAVCEAAGRKADWIMAAIVGIAGLKPTWAAAGTGAILALANKEALVCCGRALIERVEAHGGTVLPVDSEHNAIFQVLDDPARVSKLVLTASGGPFLGRSREDLKAVTVEQALKHPNWNMGAKITIDSATLANKGLEFIEAAYLFDMSASKIDVLVHPQSVIHSMVEYKDGSSLAQLGSPDMRVPISYCLGWPQRIDWQAPKLDLAARGTLTFSAPDLTAFPMLRLAREALEAGEGMPTVFNAANEVCVQAFLDRRIGFLQIAEFVESAMMRAQLPSIPSKDHASRDTNDETMTRALEIDADIRRLVGELFATARLSA, encoded by the coding sequence ATGAATTCCACTCTTCCCCAAAAAACGATCAGGCGCATATCTATTCTCGGCTCAACCGGTTCGATCGGCGTGTCTACCCTGCGCCTGCTCGATGAAACGGGCGTGGCGGGCAAAGACTATGTGATCGAAACCCTGGTCGGCGGGCGCAATGTGGCGCTTCTGGCCGAACAGGCGCTGAAATATCGCCCGGCCATTACGGTCCTGGCCGACGAGACGCAGTGGTCGGCCTTCAAGGCGTTGATCGGCGAGTCCGGGCTTGAGATTGCCTGCGGCGCGGCAGCCGTTTGTGAAGCCGCCGGGCGCAAGGCCGATTGGATCATGGCGGCGATTGTCGGCATTGCCGGCCTCAAGCCAACCTGGGCGGCGGCCGGTACCGGCGCCATCCTCGCCCTGGCCAACAAGGAGGCGCTGGTCTGCTGCGGCCGGGCGCTGATCGAACGCGTGGAGGCCCATGGCGGCACCGTCCTGCCGGTCGATTCCGAACATAATGCCATCTTCCAGGTGCTGGACGATCCGGCACGGGTATCGAAGCTGGTCCTGACCGCTTCCGGCGGGCCGTTCCTGGGGCGGTCGCGCGAAGACCTGAAGGCGGTGACGGTCGAGCAGGCGCTCAAGCATCCGAACTGGAACATGGGTGCCAAGATCACCATCGATTCCGCCACGCTCGCTAACAAGGGGCTGGAATTCATTGAGGCCGCCTATCTGTTCGATATGTCCGCGAGCAAAATCGACGTTCTGGTTCATCCGCAGTCGGTCATTCACTCGATGGTCGAATATAAGGACGGGTCATCCCTGGCGCAGTTGGGCTCCCCGGACATGCGCGTGCCGATTTCCTACTGCCTGGGCTGGCCGCAGCGCATCGACTGGCAGGCGCCGAAACTCGACCTGGCGGCGCGCGGCACCCTGACCTTCAGCGCGCCCGACCTGACGGCCTTTCCGATGCTGCGCCTGGCGCGCGAGGCACTGGAGGCGGGGGAGGGGATGCCAACTGTCTTTAATGCCGCCAATGAGGTCTGCGTGCAGGCATTCCTTGACCGCCGGATCGGCTTTTTGCAGATCGCCGAATTTGTCGAATCCGCCATGATGCGGGCTCAATTGCCGTCTATCCCTTCCAAAGATCACGCAAGTCGTGATACGAACGACGAGACCATGACACGCGCGCTGGAGATCGATGCCGATATCCGGCGCCTGGTGGGCGAGCTTTTCGCCACCGCCAGGTTGTCGGCGTAG
- a CDS encoding phosphatidate cytidylyltransferase — protein MSSQPSDDRAAAPAVKPKSKGRELAVRVVSALVLIAVVLGITMLKDHRPFLVMISIGVALLCIEWGLMMAPNISGRIAVAVATAAIAALFVGYLGHPLLSILMLCFGSLCAGLYAYRLHVGWVDAAYGALYIGWPAIVIMWLHQSKRGVEWVFFAFLIAWAADSAAFAAGKFFGGPKLWPRYSPNKTWAGFAGGLIAGMLTAGALSDITGLFKHDTSASVVGLLVALATMAGDLWESALKRRFGVKDAGTLIPGHGGLLDRVDGLMFAIVAIGGIRLLVMLGTEI, from the coding sequence ATGTCAAGTCAGCCCTCTGATGACCGTGCCGCCGCGCCTGCCGTAAAACCGAAGAGCAAGGGGCGTGAACTCGCTGTTCGCGTCGTATCGGCCCTTGTTCTGATAGCGGTCGTCCTCGGCATAACCATGCTCAAGGATCACCGGCCCTTCCTGGTGATGATCAGCATTGGCGTGGCGCTTTTGTGCATCGAATGGGGGCTGATGATGGCGCCCAATATTTCGGGGCGGATCGCCGTTGCTGTGGCGACGGCGGCCATTGCGGCGCTGTTCGTCGGCTATCTGGGCCATCCCCTGCTGTCTATCCTGATGCTGTGCTTCGGTTCGCTGTGCGCCGGGCTATATGCCTACCGGCTGCATGTTGGCTGGGTGGATGCCGCCTATGGTGCGCTCTATATCGGCTGGCCGGCCATCGTCATCATGTGGCTGCATCAAAGCAAACGCGGCGTGGAATGGGTATTTTTTGCCTTCCTGATCGCCTGGGCGGCGGACAGCGCCGCTTTTGCCGCCGGCAAGTTCTTCGGCGGCCCGAAGCTGTGGCCGCGTTATTCACCTAATAAGACCTGGGCCGGGTTCGCCGGCGGACTGATCGCCGGGATGCTGACGGCGGGCGCCCTGTCGGATATCACCGGCCTCTTCAAGCATGACACGTCTGCTTCGGTCGTCGGTTTGCTGGTAGCGCTGGCAACCATGGCGGGCGACTTGTGGGAATCGGCGCTCAAGCGGCGGTTCGGCGTCAAGGATGCCGGCACGCTGATTCCCGGTCATGGCGGATTGCTCGACCGGGTGGATGGTCTGATGTTTGCCATTGTCGCCATCGGGGGTATACGTCTGCTGGTCATGCTAGGCACTGAAATATGA
- the uppS gene encoding polyprenyl diphosphate synthase, which translates to MDGNGRWAKAKNQIRTMGHKAGVDALKRTITAAVDLGVTHMTVFAFSTENWRRPEAEVNDLMGLLRAFIKSDLERLRREGVCVRIVGQEAGLPADIVGMVNEAHEKTKDNSRFYLQVALNYGAQADIVEAVKRIAAEVKSGALSPDDITPESFGGYLSTHGLPPLDLLIRTSGEHRLSNFLLWEAAYAEFVFQDILWPDYGYEPLKAALDIFAHRDRRFGAVEAGHVKSAL; encoded by the coding sequence ATGGACGGCAATGGTCGCTGGGCCAAGGCAAAGAACCAGATACGCACCATGGGTCATAAGGCCGGCGTCGATGCGCTGAAGCGCACCATCACGGCGGCGGTCGATCTTGGCGTGACGCACATGACGGTCTTTGCCTTCTCGACGGAGAACTGGCGCCGGCCGGAAGCCGAGGTCAATGACCTGATGGGATTGCTGCGCGCCTTTATCAAGTCTGACCTGGAACGGTTGCGCCGGGAAGGCGTCTGTGTGCGGATCGTCGGTCAGGAAGCGGGGCTGCCGGCGGATATTGTCGGCATGGTCAATGAGGCGCATGAAAAGACGAAGGACAATTCGCGCTTTTATCTTCAGGTGGCGCTGAATTACGGCGCTCAGGCTGATATTGTCGAAGCGGTGAAGCGGATTGCTGCCGAGGTAAAATCGGGTGCCTTGAGCCCGGACGATATCACGCCGGAAAGCTTTGGCGGATATCTGTCGACGCATGGCCTGCCGCCGCTCGACCTGCTGATCCGGACCAGTGGCGAACACCGGCTGTCGAATTTCCTGCTATGGGAAGCGGCCTACGCGGAGTTTGTGTTCCAGGACATCCTGTGGCCCGATTACGGCTACGAACCCCTGAAGGCGGCGCTGGATATATTCGCCCACCGGGATCGCCGGTTTGGCGCTGTGGAAGCGGGACATGTCAAGTCAGCCCTCTGA
- the frr gene encoding ribosome recycling factor, protein MAKPELTRYKDRMDKAVDALKDDFSGLRTGRASASLLDQVMVDAYGSSMPLNACASVSVPEPRMISVNVFDRGTVTAVEKAIRNAGLGLNPITDGNTLRIPIPPLTEERRKELVKIAGKYAETQKVAVRNVRREAMDDLKKAEKASEISEDEEKKGGTEVQGFTDAAIKRIDELLKVKEAEIMQV, encoded by the coding sequence ATGGCAAAGCCTGAACTCACCCGTTACAAGGACCGCATGGACAAGGCGGTCGATGCCCTGAAGGACGACTTCTCCGGCCTGCGCACCGGCCGGGCCTCGGCGTCGTTGCTCGATCAGGTCATGGTCGATGCCTATGGTTCCTCCATGCCGCTCAATGCCTGCGCGTCGGTCTCGGTGCCGGAACCGCGCATGATCAGTGTCAATGTGTTTGATCGCGGCACGGTCACGGCCGTAGAAAAGGCCATCCGCAATGCCGGTCTGGGACTCAATCCGATCACCGACGGCAATACCCTGCGGATTCCGATTCCGCCCCTGACCGAGGAGCGCCGCAAGGAACTGGTCAAGATCGCCGGCAAGTATGCCGAAACGCAAAAGGTCGCCGTTCGCAATGTGCGCCGGGAGGCCATGGATGACCTCAAGAAGGCCGAAAAAGCCTCGGAGATCAGCGAGGATGAAGAGAAGAAAGGCGGCACGGAAGTGCAGGGCTTTACCGATGCAGCGATCAAGCGTATCGATGAATTGTTGAAGGTCAAGGAAGCCGAGATCATGCAGGTTTAA
- the pyrH gene encoding UMP kinase has protein sequence MTIQPLETPVPLSTAPLAYKRILLKVSGEVLMGDQGFGIDMNTVKAVAAEVAAVARLGVELCLVIGGGNIFRGLSKAAGDMERSSADYMGMLATVMNALAMQNALEKQGIDTRVQSAIQMNAVCEPFVRRRAIRHLEKGRVVIFAAGTGAPYFTTDTAAALRAAEMNCDALFKGTSVDGVYTADPKKDKTAERYQNLNYLEVLSKDLKVMDASAVSLMRENAIPIVVFSIRTPGALNEVIHGKGTYTVITQ, from the coding sequence ATGACAATCCAACCGCTTGAGACTCCGGTGCCCCTTTCGACCGCGCCCCTGGCCTATAAGCGCATCCTGCTGAAGGTTTCCGGCGAAGTTCTGATGGGCGACCAGGGCTTCGGGATCGACATGAATACTGTCAAGGCAGTCGCCGCCGAGGTCGCCGCCGTGGCGCGCCTGGGAGTGGAGCTGTGTCTGGTGATCGGCGGGGGTAATATCTTCCGGGGGCTGTCGAAGGCAGCCGGGGACATGGAACGTTCCAGCGCTGATTATATGGGAATGCTGGCCACGGTAATGAACGCGCTGGCCATGCAGAATGCGCTCGAAAAGCAGGGCATCGACACGCGCGTACAATCCGCCATTCAGATGAATGCCGTGTGCGAACCGTTCGTGCGCCGCCGCGCCATTCGTCACCTTGAAAAGGGCCGGGTGGTCATTTTCGCCGCCGGCACGGGGGCGCCTTACTTCACGACCGACACCGCCGCCGCCCTGCGCGCCGCTGAAATGAACTGCGATGCGCTCTTCAAAGGCACGTCGGTTGATGGCGTCTATACCGCTGACCCGAAGAAGGACAAGACGGCTGAGCGCTATCAAAACCTCAACTATCTTGAGGTCTTGTCAAAGGATCTTAAGGTGATGGATGCGTCGGCCGTCAGCCTGATGCGTGAAAACGCCATCCCGATCGTGGTCTTTTCCATCCGCACGCCTGGTGCCCTGAATGAGGTCATCCACGGTAAGGGCACCTACACCGTCATCACACAATAA
- the tsf gene encoding translation elongation factor Ts, with the protein MAEITAALVKELREKSGVGMMDCKKALAENGGDIEASMDWLRAKGLSKAAKKADRVAAEGLVVIASKVEGKGMTAAAVEVNAETDFVARNDLFQALARKAGQAGIAANTVEDVAAAVSDDITNLIATIGENMVVRRFAKHSVSEGVVATYIHNAIAPDLGRIAVLVAIESAGDPEVLKEMGRKVAMHVAATQPLSLNVEDLNQEHVEREKAVLTEQAKESGKPLQVIEKMIEGRIRKFYEEVVLHKQAFVMNPDQTVEELVAETAKTLGTPVKITAFTRLALGEGVEKKVDDFAAEVASMTGGV; encoded by the coding sequence ATGGCTGAAATCACTGCTGCCCTGGTTAAGGAACTGCGCGAAAAGTCGGGCGTAGGCATGATGGACTGCAAGAAGGCGCTGGCTGAAAACGGCGGCGACATCGAAGCATCCATGGACTGGCTGCGCGCCAAGGGGCTTTCCAAGGCCGCCAAGAAGGCTGACCGCGTCGCTGCGGAAGGTCTGGTCGTCATCGCGTCGAAGGTCGAAGGCAAAGGCATGACCGCCGCTGCCGTCGAGGTCAACGCCGAAACCGATTTCGTTGCCCGCAATGACCTGTTCCAGGCCCTGGCTCGCAAGGCCGGCCAGGCTGGCATCGCCGCCAACACGGTGGAAGACGTCGCGGCCGCCGTTTCCGACGACATCACCAACCTGATCGCCACGATTGGTGAAAACATGGTCGTGCGCCGTTTCGCCAAGCACAGCGTGTCGGAAGGCGTCGTTGCCACCTACATCCACAATGCGATCGCGCCGGACCTCGGCCGCATCGCCGTGCTCGTCGCCATCGAGTCGGCAGGTGATCCGGAAGTGCTGAAGGAAATGGGCCGCAAGGTTGCCATGCACGTCGCTGCCACCCAGCCTTTGTCGCTGAACGTCGAAGATCTGAACCAGGAACATGTCGAGCGCGAAAAGGCTGTTCTGACCGAGCAGGCCAAGGAATCCGGCAAGCCGTTGCAGGTCATCGAAAAAATGATCGAAGGCCGTATCCGCAAGTTCTACGAAGAAGTGGTGCTGCACAAGCAAGCCTTCGTTATGAACCCCGACCAGACCGTTGAGGAACTGGTGGCGGAAACCGCCAAGACCCTCGGCACGCCGGTGAAGATCACCGCCTTCACGCGTCTTGCCCTGGGCGAAGGCGTGGAAAAGAAGGTCGATGATTTCGCGGCCGAAGTCGCCTCGATGACGGGCGGCGTCTGA